CAGGGCCTGCGGCTCGATGACGAGGGTGAAGTAGCCTTCGTCATCGGTGCTCACGAGGTGCTGGCTGCCGTCGGGCAGCTCGGCCACGAGGTCAGCCGCGGCCACTTCGCGGCTGTTGAAGCGGCGCACCATGCTGCGGAAATTGCGCCAGGGCGAGTCGGTGGCGGTGGCGGCGGTCAGGCCGGGGTCGGCCAGCAGGCGGCCTTTGATGTAGAACTTGGCAGCGGTGCCGTAGCTGCGGTAGGCGTCGATTTGCAGGGGGCGCAGCCAGCCGCGCCGCGCCGAAAAACGGGTGTAGAGGTGGTCGGTCCACTCCGAGAGGTTGGACAGGGCATTGGGCAGCTTCATGGGGCAAACCTACGGATGAGCGGCTGTAGCGTGGACGCTGTGAGTCCGCGCAGACCGAAATGGTAAGAACGTTCGCCCAAGCGCGGACTCGCAGCGTCCACGCTACAAACAGCCGCGCCGGACACTTTTGCGTAGAAGCTGAACCTTGAATTCCCGTTCTCTTCTCCGCTTTATGTCCACCGCCACTGCTGCCAATCCCAAAACCCGTAAAAAAACCCTGCTGCCGCAAGACGAGGCGCACATTGTGTACAAAGACCCCGCCCGGCAGGCCGAGATGGCCGGTTTGCGCTATGCCACCGACCAAGGCAAGGGCATCAGCCGCAAGCCGACGCGGGCCGGGCATTTCGCTTACTACGATGCCAAGGGCGAGAAAATAACCGACGAAAAAACGCTAACCCGCATCAATGGCTTCGTAATTCCACCGGCCTGGACCGACGTGTGGATATCACCCTCGGCCAACACCCACCTGCAGGTGACGGGCCACGACAACCTGGGCCGCAAGCAGTACCGCTACCACGCGGCCTGGGACGCCATGCGCAGCCTCACCAAGTTTTCGCGCCTGCGCACCTTCGGCGAAAAGTTGGGCCCGCTGCGCGAGCAGCTCCGCAAAGACCTGAAGCGTCCCGACCTCGACCGCGAGAAAGTGGTGGCCCTCGTGCTCACGCTCATGGACCAGTCGTTTATCCGCGTCGGCAATAAGGAATACGCCAAGAAAAACGGCAAAACCAAGCCCAGCTACGGCCTGAGCACGTTGCAGGACAAGCACGTGGCCATCGACGGCGCCGACGTGCGGTTCAACTTTGTGGGCAAAAAGGGAGTGGCGCACGACGTGACCCTGCACGACGCCCGCCTGGCCCGCCTGGTGCGCAAGTGCAAGGAGATTCCCGGCCAGCACCTGTTTCAGTACTATTCGGCCGATGGGCAGCGGCACGCGCTGGAATCGGGCGACGTGAACGAGTACCTGCAACGCCACACCGGGCTGGCGCTTTCCGCCAAGGACTTCCGCACCTGGGGCGGCACCGTGAAAATGGTGGAATGCCTCGAAGCCGTGCTGCGCGAAGAACCCGAACTGGCCCCCGAAAAGGTGATAAAAAAGGCCGTGAAGGAAGTGGCCACCGGCCTCGGCAATACGCCCACGGTGTGCTCCAAATACTACATTCACCCGCAGGTGGTGGAGCTGTTCAAGTCGGGCCAGCTCATTGAATACCTGCGCAAGCACGACGCCGACCCCATGGCCGGCGACCTGTTCTCGCCCACCGAGCGGCTGGTGCTGAAAATGCTGGACCAGGCCTAATTGGTGGCCGGCTATTCCTCGGCGGGCTGGTCGTAAGCGTGCTTGGCCGGGGCGCTGCCCTGGGCAAAGCGCAGGCCGCGGGCACCTTTCGCGGCGCGCAGCTCGTCGGTGCCCGGGCCGCCGTATAGGCGGATTTTGGGTAGGGAAGTGAACGAAGAGCCGTGTTCCTCCACCACAAAAACGTCGTCGCCGCCCAATCCTTCGAGCTGAATCTGCTTCGTTTCGGCGCGCAGAAAAGTGCGCTGGTAGAGCCGGCTAGCTGCCTGGCCCTGCGTGCCGGCTTCATATACTGCTACCATGGTTGAGTCGGCGTAGCGATGAATTTCGAACCGCTCGGCCTGGGCCGTGCCGCCAATGGTGGGGCGGCGCGCCAGCCGCAGGTACCAGCGGTCGGCCAGGGCGGGGAGCTGGGCGCGTCGGCTTTGAAGGGCAGCCGTGATGCGCGGGCCTTCCAAAGCATAGGCCGAGGCGGGTAGGCGGCGTAGGGCGCGGGCGACCAGTGTATCGGGCAGGCGCTGTTGCAGAGCCAGGGCAGCGGCCCGAAACTGGGCCCGCGAAAGCTGATTCAGACCCCGCTCGTCGAGGTATTCCCCGTTGGAAAGCAGGTTTTCCTCGTTGGGAAATCGGGCCGAAAACGTGGTCCAGTGGCGCACGGCTACGTGCCCGATAAGCCAGCCCAGCACGCCATCGTCGAGGCGGTAAAACACCATGTCGCGGTCCTTGGGCAGGGGCGCAATCTGCGTGCTGCCGCCGGCCGAAGTGGCCAGCCAGTTCCATTGCCCGGGGTGCCGGTCCCAGTCGCCCAGCCAGGCATCGAGCAATCGCGCCCGCAGCAGCGCCGGCTGGTCGAGGCGCTGAGCCGGGTTCGTAAACACTTTTTCAAAAGCCTCCTTGCTGCCCAGAATATCGACTTTTTTGCTCTCTGCCACGGGCGAGGAATTTTTTTCTTCCAAATAAGCCAGCTGGCCACGGAAGAGCCGCAGCGAGTCGCCCTGAAACGAAGGGTCGTCGGGCCGCACATAAAACAGGCGCGGGGAGGTGTGCGGCACGCCCGCCGCCGCGGCCAGGGGCGGCACCGTGAGGGCGGCATAAGGATTGGTCGAAGACACGTTGTCGCGCAGCACGTTCACCAGAAAAGTCTTGCGCAGCAGCTTGGGGGTGGCCCGGCTGGGGTCTTTGTCCACCGTGCGCAGCACATAGGCGCGGCCATCGGGGGCCAGCAGGTTGAGGCTGGTGCTGTTGAAGCCCCCGCCCACCTTGCCCGGCCGAAGGCGGTTTTGGGCAAGCTGCAGCACGGGCACCGTGACGGGCGCCGCCCAGGTGGCCCGGTGGTGGCGGCCCACCAGAGCGCCGTAGAGGCGGCCGTGGCGGGCGTATTGGCGGCCCGCCGTGACGCCCCGCACACTGTCGGCGGTGGCGGGCAGGGGCTGCGTCCGCACGGCATCGGGGCGGGCGTCGGGCTGAAAGAAGTTCTGGCGGGCGCAGCCGCCAAGCAGGCCGCTCAGCGTTCCAAAAACCAACAGGACTACGGGTAAGCGGGGCAATATCAAGGGTAAGATTGGCAAGACGGTCGAGCCTTGAACGAAGGCCTCCCGTAAATGGCTGGTGGGAAAGTGGCCCGCGCGGCTAGTCGTCGTTCAGGCGCTCGTAGGCGCGGTAGCTTTTGCGGGGCAGGCTGGGGCGGCGGCCATTGGCGGCCGTCATGTCGGAATCTTCATCGAACAGGTGCAGGCGCCGGGCGCTGCCGCTCAGCAGCAGGCGGTCGTGCCCGGCGCCGCCGTAGAGGCGCAGCGGCATGGGCCGGGCCGTGCTCACCGTCGAAACTTCAAACACATCGTCGCCGCCCAGCGCGTCGAGGCTCAGCTCGTGGGTTTCGCAGGCGTAGTACGTGCGCTGGAAACGCAGGGAATCGCCCGCGTTGTGGCGGGCCAGGGCGGCCGAAAACACGCGCACGGTGGTTGAGTCCGGGAAGCGCTGCACCACAAACCGCTCGGCCTGGGCCGTGCCGCCCAGCGTGGGCGCGTGGGCCAGGGTGAGGTAAAAAGCATCGGCGGCGGCGGGCAGGGCGGTGCGGCGGGCCTTTAGGTAGGACGTCAGCCGCGGGCCTTCGAGGGCAAACACGGCCGGCGGCAACCGGTGCATAGCCCGCTCAAGGAGTGTATCGGGCAGGCGGCGCTGCAAATCGGTGGCCATGCGCCGGAAATCGGCTCGGGTGAGGGCATAAAGGCCCCGCTCGTCAATGAACCGGGACTGCTTCACCAACCCCGGCACGTAGCCGTAGCTGGCCTTAAAGGTGTGGAACTGCGGCGCGATGAACCGGCGCGCGGCCAGCCACGGCACCAGGCCGTCATCAAACCGAAAGTACACCTGGTCGCGGTCTTTGGGTATGGGCTTGTAGCGCACCCGGCCGCCGCGCACCCGGTATGCGGCCCATTCCCATTGGCCTTCGTGCCGGTCCCAGTCGCCAATCAGCAGGTCGAGGAGGCGTGCCCGCAGAAAGGCGGGCTGGTCGATGGTGTGCGAAGGGTGCTCATACACTTTTTTCAGCATCGATTCGCCGCCCAGAAAGTCGGTGGCGCCGGCTAGGTCGGGCGTGCGCGAGGCCAGCACTTCGTACTTCTCTTCCAACAGGGCCAGCTTGCCCCGGAAACGCTCCGAGCCTTCGCCCAGGCCGGTTTCGTCGGGCCGCACGTACACCAGGCGGGGGCGGGCGTGGGGCACCCCGGCGGCGGCGGCCAGCGGCGGCACCGTGAGGGCGGCATAGGGATTGGCAGCCGAGGTGGCGTCGCGCACAGCGTTTAGCAAAAACGTGTTGCGCAGCACCTTGGGCAAGGTTTTGCTGGGCTCTTTTTCGAGGGCGCGCAGGGCAAATTCTCGTTTTTGCGGGCCTTCCAGCGTCATGCTGATGCTTTGGTAGCCGCCGCCCATCTTGCTGGGCCGCAGGCCGCCGGGCACGGCCGTGGCCAGGTCAAGCACCGGCGCCGTGACGGGGGCAGCCCACACGTCGCGGTAGTGGCGGCCCCAAAACCAATAGTAAGTGGGCCAGTGCTGGCTGTAGTGCCGACCCGCGGCGGCCTGCACCGAGTCGGCGCCCGGGGGCAGGGGGGCCGTGCTGCCCGCGCCCACGCGGGCGTCGGGCTGGAAGTAGTCGCGCCGGGCGCAGCCGGCTTCGCCCAAGCCCAGTAGGGCCAGCAGGCAGGCGGCGGCAGTAGGGAAGGGGCGCAAGAAAGAAAAAGGCATCCAGGAAAAAAGGCAGGAAGTATGCGCCTTTAACGCAACCGCGCGGCAAAAGTCGGCCCGTGGTGGTCAGGAGCACAACCGTAGCGCCGGGGTTTGCAGTATACACGGGCTCACATTTGCTCATTCGACCCGCCCAGCGGCGCAGCGGCCCTGAAAAAAATGCCACGTTTGTTTCGGATGTCTCGCGAAGGGCTGCTACGGGTATGGGGCACGGCGGCGGGCGCCGCCGCGGCCGTGGGCCTGGGGCTGGCCGGCTGCTCGCACACGGCGCCGCCCGGCAGCGCCCTAGCTCAGTGGGCGCCCGATTCTGCCACCGTGAAGCTGGCCGCGGGCCCGCAGTATGCCCGCGGGCCGGTGTGGCGGTTTTTCTGGGGAGCGCACTACCGCAGCCTGTGGGCCACGCCCGTCACGGTGCCCGTTATTCGGCTGGCGCGGGCCGAGCTCGACAGCCTGACGCCCATGCGGGCCGGCGGTAGCTACCAGAGCCGCACCCTGCGCCTGCGCACCGCCGCCGGGCACCAGCTGGTGCTGCGCTCCGTGGACAAGGACATGAGCAGGGCCCTGCCCGCCGGCTGGATGCGCAACTGGCTCAGCGGCCTCATGCGCGACCAAACCAGTGTGTCGCAGCCCTACGGC
This DNA window, taken from Hymenobacter sp. 5317J-9, encodes the following:
- a CDS encoding DNA topoisomerase IB; protein product: MSTATAANPKTRKKTLLPQDEAHIVYKDPARQAEMAGLRYATDQGKGISRKPTRAGHFAYYDAKGEKITDEKTLTRINGFVIPPAWTDVWISPSANTHLQVTGHDNLGRKQYRYHAAWDAMRSLTKFSRLRTFGEKLGPLREQLRKDLKRPDLDREKVVALVLTLMDQSFIRVGNKEYAKKNGKTKPSYGLSTLQDKHVAIDGADVRFNFVGKKGVAHDVTLHDARLARLVRKCKEIPGQHLFQYYSADGQRHALESGDVNEYLQRHTGLALSAKDFRTWGGTVKMVECLEAVLREEPELAPEKVIKKAVKEVATGLGNTPTVCSKYYIHPQVVELFKSGQLIEYLRKHDADPMAGDLFSPTERLVLKMLDQA